In Mycobacterium sp. JS623, one genomic interval encodes:
- a CDS encoding YncE family protein produces MSTPAPVAAPASVAAASQAVAPSSPSLQSLAASVLTGLFGGFDPTQPGAPAAPLTPNPLSDALLAAYRQTQTGSAIPATAASTTSRVAAPTATTDLTVANTIPVDPYQIALSPDGKTLYGTSAPYAVNSSGQPQGFIEVVDTSTNTQVGAPIPVGQVANGVAVNPVTNRVYVTALNPFTVNVNGQHLTGATDSLVVIDPTTSKVIDTIPLTSLTGTRLTETTPSSAQNVAVSPDGSRVYVADTTYTVDLANPFNHTFQPSVYVFDTTTNTQVGAPIPIGPSTNTPSSTPSASQILVSPSGDRLYVTTVSRSDINNQLAATQTIYTVNPSTGATVGTPIVLDNGLAGSGAGMALSPNGKKLYVETVPASALTTSPTTPPTQPQSATVLTYDTATGQQIGTPITITGFGPMTVSPDGKTLYVADVSDSRTGQSATFQPVPSVPSQTVYLGSVTGYDSNAGAVVSNPVTVGVMPTSLAVNSAGTKLYVANSDNTISVINITPATTSTGNPLELVSSLVIGLSSFVQAATTDFGVFLGSVVTAANSFVQTANTSVVNTVVPQVTTQVTTQVNSDVHAVADGISSFATQVENFFGSLLPHGSPGGSSSSSGGSSGGSGSGSHPGDVLGKALENGVSVLSGVVDDLIKTTGQDYAAAFNVSPQVGELLKRAVPLVTGVIDLVQGGFDLRSGHQITGPLKIASGLLSSAAGIAFFLPFVPGAEVVAAATKAASLGIDTLVLVLNAVDPRL; encoded by the coding sequence GTGTCCACGCCCGCTCCTGTCGCCGCACCGGCGAGCGTGGCTGCCGCATCGCAGGCCGTTGCGCCGTCGTCGCCGAGCCTGCAGAGCCTGGCTGCGTCGGTGCTCACGGGCCTGTTCGGCGGGTTCGATCCCACCCAACCGGGTGCTCCAGCCGCACCCCTCACGCCGAACCCGCTCAGTGACGCTCTACTAGCCGCCTACCGGCAAACCCAAACCGGCTCCGCGATCCCGGCCACCGCTGCGAGCACCACCAGTCGCGTCGCCGCACCAACAGCGACCACTGACCTCACCGTCGCCAACACCATCCCCGTCGACCCCTACCAAATCGCACTGAGCCCCGACGGCAAAACGCTCTACGGCACCAGCGCCCCTTATGCGGTCAACTCGTCAGGTCAGCCCCAGGGGTTCATCGAGGTCGTCGACACCTCCACCAACACCCAGGTCGGCGCACCGATCCCCGTCGGCCAGGTCGCAAATGGTGTGGCGGTCAACCCGGTGACAAACCGCGTATACGTGACCGCACTGAATCCGTTCACCGTCAACGTCAACGGACAACACCTAACGGGGGCCACCGATTCGTTGGTCGTGATCGACCCAACAACCAGCAAGGTTATCGACACCATCCCGCTGACATCACTGACCGGGACACGGCTCACCGAAACGACACCGTCGTCTGCTCAGAACGTTGCGGTCAGCCCCGACGGCAGCCGCGTCTACGTTGCAGACACCACATACACCGTGGACCTTGCGAACCCGTTTAACCACACCTTCCAACCCTCGGTCTACGTCTTCGACACCACGACCAACACCCAAGTCGGTGCACCGATACCGATCGGGCCGTCGACCAACACGCCGAGTTCCACGCCGTCTGCCAGCCAAATATTGGTCAGTCCGTCAGGTGACCGCCTGTACGTAACCACTGTTTCACGATCCGACATCAACAATCAGCTGGCTGCCACGCAGACGATCTACACCGTCAACCCGTCGACCGGAGCGACGGTCGGCACTCCCATCGTGCTCGACAACGGCTTGGCCGGGAGCGGCGCGGGTATGGCGCTGAGCCCCAATGGCAAGAAGCTCTACGTCGAAACCGTTCCCGCCAGTGCACTTACGACCTCACCGACTACCCCACCGACCCAGCCGCAAAGCGCCACTGTGCTGACTTATGACACCGCTACCGGACAACAGATCGGCACGCCGATCACCATCACCGGGTTTGGGCCGATGACGGTCAGTCCGGATGGCAAGACGCTTTACGTCGCCGACGTCTCAGACTCCCGCACCGGTCAAAGCGCCACCTTCCAACCCGTTCCAAGCGTGCCGAGTCAAACGGTGTACCTGGGCAGTGTGACTGGCTACGACTCCAACGCCGGCGCGGTAGTCAGCAACCCAGTCACCGTCGGCGTGATGCCGACATCCCTGGCGGTCAACTCCGCGGGCACCAAGCTCTATGTCGCCAACAGCGACAACACGATTTCGGTCATCAACATCACCCCAGCCACCACAAGTACTGGCAACCCGCTGGAGTTGGTGAGCAGTCTCGTTATAGGGCTCAGCAGCTTCGTCCAGGCCGCCACCACCGATTTTGGGGTGTTTCTAGGCAGCGTAGTCACAGCAGCAAACAGCTTCGTCCAGACGGCGAACACCAGCGTCGTTAACACGGTCGTACCGCAAGTGACGACGCAAGTGACGACGCAGGTGAACTCGGACGTGCACGCGGTCGCCGACGGAATCAGTTCCTTCGCAACACAAGTCGAAAACTTCTTTGGTTCGCTTCTTCCGCACGGCAGCCCGGGAGGTTCCTCGTCGAGTAGCGGTGGAAGTTCCGGCGGTTCCGGAAGCGGCAGCCACCCCGGCGATGTGCTTGGCAAGGCACTCGAAAACGGGGTCTCCGTCCTCAGCGGCGTGGTCGACGATCTCATCAAGACGACTGGTCAGGACTATGCTGCGGCGTTCAACGTGTCACCTCAAGTCGGCGAACTCCTTAAGAGGGCCGTACCTTTGGTCACCGGTGTGATCGACTTGGTTCAAGGTGGGTTTGACCTTCGCTCAGGGCATCAGATCACCGGCCCGCTGAAGATCGCCTCCGGCCTTCTGTCGTCGGCCGCTGGTATCGCCTTCTTCCTACCCTTCGTGCCCGGTGCGGAGGTCGTCGCGGCCGCGACCAAGGCCGCGTCGTTAGGCATCGACACATTGGTCTTGGTGCTCAACGCTGTCGATCCCAGGCTGTAA
- a CDS encoding sigma-70 family RNA polymerase sigma factor → MAPPAVDHLADSDSSLGSRDPELTARFINDALPYLNQLNDRARRLTRNAVDAEDLVQETILKAYAGFNTFSEGTDLRAWLFRIFTNTYINCLRRAYHRPNDYLIGHLTDRQLVAHDVATSRVPQSAELDALDALPDIELADALMTSLVQFRLTAYSRDVAELRYRQIAESMACREGIVMSRLQRRCQRLRILSRSGRGRTSVRVRRRLRGPGVDAGSSVWRWVWQSSSFFFAQAQPGNLRLFP, encoded by the coding sequence ATGGCACCACCAGCAGTTGACCACCTAGCAGACAGCGACTCATCGCTCGGTTCGCGCGACCCAGAGCTGACCGCGAGGTTTATCAACGACGCCCTTCCATATCTGAACCAACTCAACGATCGCGCCCGCCGACTGACGCGCAACGCCGTGGACGCCGAAGATCTCGTGCAGGAAACGATCCTTAAGGCTTATGCCGGCTTCAACACCTTTTCCGAGGGAACCGACCTCCGGGCGTGGCTGTTTCGCATCTTTACCAACACTTACATTAATTGTCTTCGCCGCGCGTATCACCGCCCAAACGACTACCTCATCGGCCACCTCACCGACCGACAACTAGTCGCCCACGATGTGGCGACCTCGCGAGTGCCACAATCGGCCGAACTCGATGCCCTGGATGCGCTGCCTGATATTGAACTGGCGGACGCGTTGATGACGTCGCTAGTGCAGTTTCGGCTGACTGCTTACTCCCGCGATGTCGCAGAACTCCGGTACCGACAGATCGCCGAGAGCATGGCGTGCCGCGAAGGCATCGTCATGTCACGTCTGCAGCGCAGATGCCAACGATTACGAATACTGTCGCGATCCGGGCGCGGACGGACATCAGTACGAGTGCGACGGCGACTACGCGGTCCCGGTGTCGATGCCGGTTCATCCGTTTGGCGGTGGGTTTGGCAGTCGTCCTCGTTTTTCTTCGCCCAGGCGCAGCCCGGCAACCTACGGCTGTTCCCATGA
- a CDS encoding phage holin family protein: MMQILQRALLLLASWATGLLLATWIVPGVSSSIPGFIVAMVVFAVLQAILSLSILKLPHRYASLLLGATGLALTTVALILASTLTHGLIIEGMESWLATIVVVWLVTTIGAITLPELLIRDWAGSS, encoded by the coding sequence ATGATGCAAATCCTGCAGCGGGCACTTTTGCTTCTGGCGTCGTGGGCGACCGGACTCTTGCTTGCGACGTGGATCGTTCCCGGAGTTTCGTCGTCGATACCAGGGTTCATCGTCGCCATGGTGGTGTTCGCGGTATTGCAGGCGATCCTGTCCTTGTCGATCTTGAAGTTGCCCCATCGATATGCGTCGCTGCTCCTTGGGGCGACCGGCTTGGCATTGACGACCGTCGCCTTGATCCTTGCGTCGACTTTGACGCACGGACTCATTATTGAAGGCATGGAATCCTGGCTGGCCACAATCGTTGTGGTGTGGCTCGTGACAACGATTGGAGCGATTACGCTGCCCGAGTTGCTCATCCGCGACTGGGCCGGCTCGAGCTGA
- the usfY gene encoding protein UsfY has product MPDTHDDPTDHSRTTQPHAGIVMKDNFFWPGLILLAVATFALISTAAAAAYRHYEWLSTTVLIAVLGAVAGALWFVVENRRVTRLEAQWDAAHPGSRMRPRGR; this is encoded by the coding sequence ATGCCAGACACGCACGACGATCCGACGGATCACTCTCGGACCACGCAGCCGCACGCTGGCATCGTGATGAAGGACAACTTCTTCTGGCCAGGGCTGATCCTTCTGGCCGTAGCGACGTTCGCGTTGATCAGCACGGCGGCAGCTGCTGCCTATCGACATTACGAATGGCTGTCCACCACGGTCCTCATCGCCGTTCTTGGCGCGGTCGCCGGAGCGCTGTGGTTCGTCGTGGAGAATCGCCGCGTGACCCGCTTGGAGGCGCAGTGGGACGCCGCGCACCCAGGTAGTCGGATGCGCCCGCGCGGTCGATAA
- a CDS encoding thiolase family protein, producing the protein MTEAYLLGGVRTPFARYGGSLSHLRLDDLLGLALTAACERVGVDRHQIEDIIAGCVNPAHEGMGDLARWAALAAGFPDRAAGATINRFCGSSLSAMAMIAHAIKAGDLGVGIACGAESMSRSGFAYMKGEAPFSPRGPQLLLDTMWSGAGGPPNPVLLGRNAYIGMIETAQNVADRYQLSREEIDAFALRSQQHARAARDSGRLAREIVPVTIPATRKTPQCTVSHDEFIRDDTTLELLAALPAQPGTTQMTAGNSTPLSDGAAALILASRARADDLGVIPLARVVSSTVYGNDPLLMGIAPAWALPLALRRAGLSPEQIDVWEIHEAFSAQALGVLRELPNQLDGFQVPDDRLTPNGGAVAIGHPFGATGVRYALTLATELRERHLRYGAIGVCIGSGQGVAMILENPEAT; encoded by the coding sequence GTGACCGAGGCCTATCTGCTTGGCGGTGTGCGCACCCCATTCGCCCGCTACGGCGGATCCCTGTCGCACCTGCGACTCGACGACCTGCTCGGATTGGCCTTGACCGCGGCCTGTGAACGCGTCGGCGTTGATCGCCACCAGATCGAAGACATCATCGCCGGATGTGTGAACCCGGCGCATGAAGGCATGGGAGATCTTGCCCGCTGGGCAGCGCTGGCCGCTGGCTTCCCCGACCGCGCAGCGGGAGCCACTATCAACAGATTCTGTGGATCGTCACTGAGCGCCATGGCCATGATCGCGCATGCGATCAAAGCTGGAGACCTCGGTGTCGGGATCGCCTGCGGCGCAGAGTCGATGTCGCGTTCGGGGTTCGCGTATATGAAAGGCGAGGCCCCGTTTAGCCCGCGCGGACCTCAACTGCTGCTCGACACCATGTGGTCGGGCGCCGGCGGCCCACCGAACCCCGTCTTGCTGGGCCGCAACGCCTACATTGGCATGATCGAAACCGCGCAGAACGTCGCCGATCGCTACCAACTCAGTCGCGAAGAGATCGACGCGTTCGCGCTGCGCTCCCAACAGCATGCCCGCGCCGCCCGCGACTCGGGCAGGCTTGCCAGAGAAATCGTGCCCGTCACGATCCCCGCGACCCGAAAGACCCCACAGTGCACCGTAAGTCACGACGAATTCATCCGCGACGACACTACCCTCGAGCTGCTGGCCGCCCTACCTGCCCAGCCCGGGACGACCCAAATGACCGCCGGTAACTCCACACCGCTATCCGACGGGGCCGCTGCGCTGATCTTGGCCTCCCGCGCGCGGGCCGACGACCTCGGCGTCATCCCGCTGGCCCGGGTGGTGTCCTCGACTGTCTACGGCAACGATCCACTGCTGATGGGCATCGCTCCGGCTTGGGCGTTACCGCTGGCGCTGCGACGCGCGGGCTTGAGCCCTGAACAGATCGACGTATGGGAAATCCACGAGGCCTTCAGCGCGCAAGCCCTCGGTGTGCTGCGGGAGCTGCCCAACCAACTCGACGGATTTCAAGTTCCCGACGACAGACTCACCCCCAACGGGGGTGCCGTGGCCATCGGCCATCCGTTCGGCGCCACCGGCGTACGTTACGCCCTGACCCTAGCCACCGAACTACGTGAACGACATCTCCGCTACGGCGCCATCGGGGTGTGCATCGGCTCAGGCCAAGGCGTGGCAATGATTTTGGAAAATCCAGAAGCCACCTGA
- a CDS encoding sodium:calcium antiporter, whose translation MSGAPVWLLAVTFVVAGAAIWAAGIQLSDQTDVLTMRLGLGSALGGLILLAIATNLPEIAIVAAAAVSGNIGVAVGNILGGIAIQTVVLVVLDAFGVCGSRPLTYRAASLVLVLEAVLVVAVLAIVIGGAQMPATLITARLTPAPVLILVVWVLGLVGLQRAGRSLPWHESGQPPDGQQRPRGHCTAMTERQATAEGISTARAAVTFGFAAAVTLIAGVVLERSGDVIADHIGLSGVLFGATVLAAATSLPELSTGLRSVRHGDYQLAVSDIFGGNAFLPVLFVPATLLSGHAVLPAAQRTDIYLTALAIVLTLIYAAGLLFRPHRRIARLGVDSLAVLILYGVGMMGLFTISNMG comes from the coding sequence ATGAGCGGAGCACCGGTGTGGCTGCTGGCTGTGACGTTTGTTGTTGCGGGAGCGGCGATCTGGGCGGCGGGCATTCAGCTATCGGACCAAACTGATGTGCTGACGATGCGGCTGGGCCTCGGCTCGGCGCTCGGCGGCCTGATCCTGTTGGCAATCGCCACCAACCTGCCCGAGATCGCCATCGTCGCCGCTGCCGCCGTTTCGGGCAATATCGGTGTGGCGGTGGGCAATATCCTCGGCGGCATCGCGATCCAGACGGTGGTGCTGGTGGTCCTCGACGCCTTCGGCGTGTGCGGATCCAGACCGCTGACCTATCGGGCGGCGTCGTTGGTGTTGGTGCTGGAGGCTGTGCTGGTCGTCGCGGTGCTGGCCATTGTGATCGGCGGCGCCCAGATGCCGGCAACGCTGATAACAGCGCGGTTGACGCCCGCCCCGGTGCTGATCCTGGTGGTGTGGGTGCTGGGCCTGGTGGGGTTGCAACGGGCGGGACGGTCGTTGCCCTGGCATGAGTCGGGCCAGCCCCCCGACGGCCAACAGCGGCCCCGCGGACACTGCACTGCGATGACCGAGCGGCAGGCCACTGCCGAGGGGATCAGTACTGCAAGGGCGGCGGTGACCTTCGGCTTCGCCGCCGCGGTCACGCTGATCGCCGGAGTCGTGTTGGAGCGCAGCGGTGATGTTATCGCCGACCACATCGGTCTGTCCGGTGTGCTGTTCGGTGCGACCGTGTTGGCCGCGGCTACCTCGCTGCCCGAACTGTCCACCGGTCTGCGGTCGGTGCGTCATGGTGACTACCAGCTAGCGGTATCCGACATCTTCGGCGGAAACGCCTTCCTGCCAGTGCTTTTTGTGCCTGCGACGCTGCTATCGGGGCATGCGGTATTGCCAGCGGCGCAGCGCACCGATATCTATCTCACGGCGCTGGCAATTGTGTTGACACTCATCTACGCCGCGGGCCTGCTGTTTCGGCCCCACCGCCGCATAGCCCGGCTGGGTGTCGACTCGCTGGCTGTCCTGATTCTTTATGGCGTCGGCATGATGGGACTATTCACCATCTCGAATATGGGGTGA
- a CDS encoding RraA family protein has protein sequence MARPARRPVLAYPFPGPMMESLDALASRVRTADIVDAVGRLHQHRCHLLDLVSPTPGRRLFGPAVTISYFPTCGAALPLERHNFKRLFYQAIEHGADGHVLVLASNGYTDASLGGGTKLSRVQNHRLAGILADGRLRDFAELEHYDLAIYCRGETTRWGGDIVTPYEANRPVVVGGVAIWPGDYVFADASGAAVIPAGDVRAVLQTASQVVVDDAASIAIIRGETPNTPGDGEN, from the coding sequence GTGGCTAGACCTGCGCGGCGCCCAGTATTGGCGTATCCCTTTCCGGGCCCGATGATGGAATCCCTCGACGCGCTCGCCAGTCGGGTGCGCACCGCCGACATCGTGGACGCGGTGGGGCGACTGCACCAACACCGCTGTCATCTCCTAGACCTGGTAAGCCCGACGCCCGGTCGCCGACTCTTCGGCCCCGCGGTGACCATCTCCTACTTCCCGACGTGTGGGGCCGCCCTCCCGCTCGAGCGCCACAACTTCAAGAGGTTGTTCTACCAGGCCATCGAACACGGCGCTGATGGGCACGTGCTGGTCTTGGCCAGCAACGGCTACACCGATGCGTCACTCGGTGGCGGGACGAAGCTGTCGCGTGTCCAAAACCACCGGCTCGCCGGCATTCTCGCCGACGGGCGACTGCGCGACTTCGCCGAGCTTGAGCACTACGACCTGGCCATCTACTGCCGTGGTGAAACAACGCGGTGGGGCGGTGACATCGTCACCCCCTATGAGGCGAACCGTCCGGTGGTAGTCGGCGGGGTGGCGATCTGGCCCGGCGACTACGTTTTCGCCGATGCCTCCGGCGCCGCGGTCATTCCGGCCGGCGACGTGCGCGCTGTGCTGCAGACGGCTAGCCAGGTCGTCGTGGACGACGCGGCGTCCATCGCCATCATCAGAGGCGAAACCCCAAACACGCCGGGAGACGGTGAGAACTAG
- a CDS encoding DUF6510 family protein — translation MMAEPTHVDGNAAAGAFAEVLGCDVTTATLTCAGCGRVGVFAETHVYHRAPGIVVRCPDCDHVVARLVRTPTDVWLDLRGAQYWRIPFRAR, via the coding sequence ATGATGGCAGAACCGACGCATGTCGACGGTAACGCCGCCGCGGGCGCCTTCGCGGAAGTGCTCGGATGCGATGTCACCACCGCGACACTGACCTGTGCGGGATGTGGTCGAGTCGGGGTCTTCGCTGAGACTCACGTTTATCACCGCGCCCCTGGCATCGTCGTTCGATGCCCGGACTGCGACCACGTCGTGGCCCGGCTAGTGCGAACGCCGACCGATGTGTGGCTAGACCTGCGCGGCGCCCAGTATTGGCGTATCCCTTTCCGGGCCCGATGA
- a CDS encoding ferredoxin reductase, translated as MGDGLTPKLQWRVARVVNSTPETESARTIGLAVPGWGGHLAGQHIDLKLTAEDGYSAQRSYSLSRPADGEHIELTVQKIAGGEVSPYLTAVPPGEEIELRGPIGGWFVWRPAEEARILLVAGGSGIVPLMAMLRQRILVGGTNVRLVYSVRSPADVYYAHELARLERDCDWLQVAVVYTRAADQQTGRPPGRVGLGDLAAPGWTPGDGLRVYVCGPTGFVESVTTTMIGQGHSPSAIRTERFGPSG; from the coding sequence ATGGGCGATGGCCTGACACCCAAGTTGCAGTGGCGGGTTGCACGGGTGGTGAACTCAACGCCCGAGACCGAATCAGCGCGCACGATCGGACTTGCCGTGCCGGGCTGGGGTGGCCACTTGGCCGGCCAGCACATCGATCTCAAGCTGACCGCTGAGGACGGGTACAGCGCACAACGCAGCTATTCGCTGAGCAGACCGGCCGACGGCGAGCACATCGAGCTCACCGTGCAGAAGATCGCCGGCGGAGAGGTCTCGCCGTATCTCACGGCAGTGCCTCCCGGCGAGGAGATCGAGCTTCGCGGACCCATCGGCGGCTGGTTCGTTTGGCGGCCGGCCGAGGAGGCGCGGATTCTGTTGGTCGCTGGCGGATCGGGCATTGTGCCGTTGATGGCGATGCTGCGACAGCGAATATTGGTGGGCGGCACCAACGTTCGGCTGGTCTATTCGGTGCGCAGTCCCGCCGACGTCTACTATGCCCATGAGTTGGCACGGCTCGAGCGCGACTGTGACTGGCTGCAGGTCGCGGTGGTCTACACTCGGGCGGCCGACCAGCAGACCGGCCGGCCTCCCGGCCGAGTTGGCCTCGGTGATCTCGCAGCGCCCGGGTGGACGCCCGGCGATGGCCTACGCGTCTATGTCTGCGGCCCAACGGGATTCGTGGAATCGGTGACGACAACGATGATCGGGCAGGGCCATTCGCCATCGGCCATCCGGACCGAGCGGTTCGGGCCGAGCGGTTAA
- a CDS encoding sulfite oxidase-like oxidoreductase has translation MSIANKGFRGRRTESARELPPGQHLTTDFPVLQAGPTPRIDLDNWRFTIRDERGAEHVWTGAQLKLLPSEQLTVDIHCVTTWSKLDTKWEGVSLDTLFESVDTAAEFALVRSYGGYTTNIPVADLLGGKAWIVYVYQGAPLDAVHGGPARLLVPHLYFWKSAKWVRSIELADSDTPGFWERFGYHSYGDPWREQRYAGD, from the coding sequence ATGTCTATCGCCAACAAGGGCTTTCGCGGGCGCCGCACTGAATCGGCCCGCGAGTTGCCACCCGGTCAGCATCTGACCACGGACTTCCCAGTCCTGCAGGCAGGACCGACTCCGCGTATCGATCTCGACAATTGGCGGTTCACCATCCGCGACGAGCGTGGCGCCGAACACGTATGGACCGGCGCCCAACTGAAGCTATTGCCCAGTGAGCAGCTCACTGTCGACATCCACTGCGTCACCACGTGGTCCAAACTGGATACCAAGTGGGAAGGCGTTTCTCTGGACACGCTTTTCGAATCAGTCGACACCGCCGCCGAATTCGCACTGGTCCGCTCCTACGGCGGCTACACCACCAACATCCCGGTGGCCGATCTTCTCGGTGGGAAGGCATGGATCGTCTACGTCTACCAAGGCGCACCGCTTGACGCGGTCCACGGCGGCCCAGCGCGCCTGCTGGTGCCGCATCTGTATTTTTGGAAGTCCGCGAAGTGGGTCCGGTCGATTGAGTTGGCCGACAGCGACACACCCGGATTCTGGGAGCGCTTCGGTTATCACAGCTATGGTGACCCGTGGCGAGAGCAACGGTATGCCGGGGATTGA
- a CDS encoding YetF domain-containing protein, which yields MNRILHVLIGDLPTLGDVAIKTSALFLTAAILFRFTERRTLAEFAPFDWIAAVAAGAIVGRAATATDTAWLAATTALLCLLAAHAVLARLRLIPALCRFIDPPLMVLISEGEVNRRNLRRCGLTAADLEAVLREHGHPNADGIHLAILEAKGAISVLGADIAVEPVAGVEIR from the coding sequence GTGAACCGTATCCTGCATGTCCTCATCGGTGATCTGCCCACCCTCGGGGACGTGGCGATCAAAACTTCGGCACTATTTTTGACCGCTGCCATCCTGTTTCGCTTCACCGAACGGCGCACCCTGGCGGAATTCGCCCCGTTCGACTGGATCGCCGCCGTCGCCGCCGGCGCCATCGTCGGTCGTGCGGCCACCGCCACCGACACCGCATGGCTGGCGGCGACCACCGCACTGCTGTGCCTCCTGGCCGCCCACGCGGTCCTCGCGCGACTGCGCTTAATTCCCGCCTTATGCCGGTTCATCGATCCGCCGTTGATGGTCCTGATCAGCGAAGGAGAAGTGAACCGACGCAACCTGCGCCGATGCGGCCTGACCGCCGCGGATCTAGAGGCGGTGCTCCGTGAACACGGGCACCCCAACGCTGACGGTATTCATCTGGCCATTCTCGAAGCCAAAGGGGCCATCTCCGTTTTGGGTGCCGACATAGCAGTGGAACCTGTAGCAGGAGTTGAGATCCGGTGA
- the ctaD gene encoding aa3-type cytochrome oxidase subunit I has translation MTTHAPSIGELQARRPFPARLGPKGALVYKLVTTTDHKMIGMMYVVACFAFFFIGGLMALFIRTELAAPGLQFLSNEQYNQLFTMHGTVMLLFYATPIVFGFANLVLPLQIGAPDVAFPRLNALSFWLFLLGALIALGGFLAPGGPADFGWTAYTPLSNAIHSPGAGGDLWIMGLIVGGLGTILGAVNMITTVVCMRAPGMTMFRMPIFTWNILVTSVMVLVAFPLLTSALFGLAADRHLGAHIFDPANGGTMLWEHLFWFFGHPEVYIIALPFFGIVTEIIPVFSRKPLFGYTGMIYATTSIAALSIAVWAHHLYATGAVLLPFFSFMTFLIAVPTGIKFFNWIGTMWKGQLTFETPMLFSVGFLVTFLLGGLSGVLLASPPIDFHVTDSYFVVAHFHYVLFGTIVFATYAGVYFWFPKMTGRLLDERLGKLHFWLTLIGFHTTFLVQHWLGAAGMPRRYADYLATDGFTTLNVVSTIGAFILGVSVLPFVWNVFKSWRYGEPVTVDDPWGYGNSLEWATSCPPPRHNFTELPRIRSARPAFELHYPHMVERLRDEAHVGRTSTPTSRRRSAAPT, from the coding sequence TTGACAACCCACGCGCCCTCAATCGGAGAACTGCAGGCCCGCCGGCCGTTCCCCGCACGGCTTGGCCCGAAAGGCGCGCTCGTCTACAAGCTGGTCACTACGACTGATCACAAGATGATCGGCATGATGTACGTCGTCGCGTGCTTCGCGTTCTTCTTCATCGGTGGGCTGATGGCGCTGTTCATCCGAACGGAACTGGCCGCGCCGGGCTTGCAGTTCCTGTCCAACGAGCAGTACAACCAGCTGTTCACCATGCACGGCACGGTGATGCTGCTGTTCTACGCCACCCCGATCGTGTTCGGGTTCGCCAACCTGGTGCTGCCGCTGCAGATCGGCGCGCCCGACGTGGCGTTTCCGCGCTTGAATGCGTTGTCTTTCTGGCTGTTTCTGCTCGGCGCGCTGATCGCATTGGGGGGATTTCTCGCACCCGGCGGGCCGGCCGACTTCGGCTGGACCGCCTACACGCCGCTGTCGAATGCGATCCACTCCCCGGGCGCGGGCGGGGATCTGTGGATCATGGGTCTGATCGTCGGTGGCCTGGGCACCATTCTTGGCGCGGTCAACATGATCACCACCGTGGTGTGTATGCGCGCACCGGGGATGACCATGTTCCGGATGCCGATCTTCACCTGGAACATCCTGGTGACCAGCGTGATGGTGCTGGTGGCGTTCCCGCTCTTGACCTCGGCGTTGTTCGGGTTGGCCGCCGATCGGCACCTGGGCGCGCACATCTTTGACCCGGCCAACGGTGGGACCATGCTGTGGGAGCACCTGTTCTGGTTCTTCGGCCACCCTGAGGTGTACATCATCGCGTTGCCGTTCTTCGGCATCGTCACCGAGATCATCCCGGTGTTCTCCCGCAAACCACTGTTCGGCTACACGGGAATGATCTATGCGACCACCTCGATCGCTGCGTTGTCGATTGCGGTGTGGGCGCATCACCTCTACGCCACCGGTGCGGTGCTTCTGCCGTTCTTTTCGTTCATGACGTTCTTGATCGCGGTGCCCACCGGTATCAAGTTCTTCAACTGGATCGGCACGATGTGGAAGGGCCAGTTGACATTCGAGACACCGATGTTGTTCTCGGTGGGCTTCCTGGTCACCTTTTTGCTCGGTGGTCTGTCGGGTGTGCTGCTGGCCAGCCCGCCGATCGACTTCCACGTCACCGACTCGTATTTCGTTGTGGCGCATTTCCATTACGTGTTGTTCGGCACGATCGTGTTCGCCACCTATGCCGGGGTGTACTTCTGGTTCCCGAAGATGACCGGCCGGCTGCTCGACGAGCGGCTGGGCAAGCTGCACTTCTGGCTGACGCTGATCGGCTTCCACACCACGTTCCTGGTGCAGCACTGGCTGGGCGCCGCGGGCATGCCGCGCCGCTACGCCGACTATTTAGCCACCGATGGATTCACCACGCTGAACGTCGTTTCGACCATCGGCGCGTTCATCCTCGGCGTGTCGGTGCTGCCGTTCGTGTGGAACGTGTTCAAGAGCTGGCGCTACGGCGAGCCGGTCACGGTCGACGACCCGTGGGGCTACGGCAACTCGCTGGAGTGGGCAACCAGCTGCCCGCCGCCGCGGCACAACTTCACCGAGCTACCCCGAATCCGTTCGGCACGACCGGCATTCGAACTGCACTACCCACACATGGTCGAGCGGCTGCGCGACGAAGCCCACGTCGGCCGCACGTCTACCCCCACTTCGCGGCGCCGATCGGCGGCGCCCACGTGA